In Eleginops maclovinus isolate JMC-PN-2008 ecotype Puerto Natales chromosome 10, JC_Emac_rtc_rv5, whole genome shotgun sequence, the following proteins share a genomic window:
- the g6pc1a.1 gene encoding glucose-6-phosphatase a, catalytic subunit, tandem duplicate 1 — translation MDLFHSWGVELVVHLQTTHSRHEGLFSLASTVADLHTTFFCFFPIWFHLRRDTGLRLIWVAVLGDWLNLVLKWVLFGERPYWWVHETRFYGSRPAPSLQQFPITCETGPGSPSGHAMGAAGVWYVMVTALLAIAKEKRCPPLLYKLFQAGLWTLLVLIVLVVCMSRVFMAAHFPHQVVAGVLTGLLVAEVVSKEKWVYSASMKKYFYVTLFLTLFGVGFYLLLKAVGVDLLWTLEKAQKWCVRAEWVHMDSTPFASLLRNMGALFGLGLGLHSPLYNKTKKYSSTGFNIGCIIVSLILLQLLDGWTFASDYDIIYYFLSFVKSAVALLIPTTLVPWAMLWICNGKKEDKTL, via the exons ATGGATCTTTTCCACAGTTGGGGGGTAGAGCTGGTGGTCCATCTGCAGACCACACACAGCAGGCATGAGGGCTTGTTCAGCCTGGCGTCGACAGTGGCCGACCTGCACACTACGTTCTTCTGCTTCTTCCCGATCTGGTTCCACCTGCGGAGGGACACGGGGCTCAGACTCATCTGGGTGGCCGTCCTCGGAGACTGGCTCAACTTGGTCCTGAAATG GGTTCTGTTTGGGGAGAGACCGTACTGGTGGGTCCATGAGACCCGGTTTTATGGATCAAGACCGGCCCCTTCTCTGCAGCAATTTCCCATAACATGTGAGACTGGACCAG GAAGCCCTTCAGGTCATGCTATGGGTGCAGCTGGGGTCTGGTATGTGATGGTAACAGCGCTACTAGCTATTGCTAAAGAGAAGCGATGCCCCCCCTTACTGTACAA ATTGTTTCAGGCAGGCCTGTGGACACTACTGGTGCTGATAGTGCTGGTGGTCTGCATGTCCAGGGTCTTCATGGCTGCACACTTCCCACACCAGGTTGTAGCTGGAGTCCTTACAG GTTTACTTGTCGCTGAAGTTGTCTCGAAGGAGAAATGGGTCTACAGCGCCAGCATGAAGAAATACTTCTACGTGACTCTCTTTTTGACATTGTTTGGTGTTGGCTTCTACCTGCTGCTTAAAGCTGTGGGTGTGGACCTTCTGTGGACCTTGGAAAAGGCCCAGAAGTGGTGCGTGAGGGCAGAGTGGGTCCACATGGACTCTACGCCCTTCGCCAGCCTCCTGCGTAATATGGGCGCGCTTTTCGGCCTGGGCCTCGGCCTGCACTCGCCCCTCTACAACAAAACCAAGAAATATTCAAGCACCGGTTTTAACATTGGATGCATTATTGTCTCCCTAATTCTGCTCCAGCtgttggatggatggacattTGCCTCTGATTATGATATAATTTACTATTTCCTGTCTTTTGTTAAAAGCGCAGTTGCACTTTTAATCCCGACCACTTTGGTTCCCTGGGCTATGCTCTGGATTTGCAATGGAAAGAAAGAAGACAAGACGTTGTGA
- the LOC134870851 gene encoding zinc finger protein ZFP2-like → MSNLQAVRELLAERLAAAAEEIFSSVETADMPSEQQRAAVHKRLSAVADEIFRILEGMMGEYEAEVSNSHQKSPSQCQLPDGMLKTETNVSSTETLTLRGSNTENNVSSEQQKSEQSKTSSLVQKSLHLKFKQASTETDCDVNHIGLSRNHQAQREAKGTSTMMETETLPHSDPKVLSTSNSETPSEDNNSEINEKHLKSFQRHSQGEDCCQMCGRSFLNGVFRKKITKHKRNNSSTTRSPTAGQSCCRVCGKFFHYKRSFLKHVVTHKQSSDLCGACGKHLDSDESLEVHLQTHKEENICRDTEEKQSEAEGSDTGNKEDSDEEWKDSEESDSEDGDSEKEEIKDQPCLRKSKRTKNNDYKNLSQSKYLCKVCGKSFSYRASFFRHVLEDEEDTDVCGVCGVRFESEESLRIHLQTYIRTDDCEVCGKHFDGHKQLEMHMRTHTGEKPYICTVCGKAFAQNGNLMGHMRVHTGEKPYVCSVCGQSFSFKEYMMAHMRIHTGEKPFLCSICGKGFRQRGTLKTHTMIHTGESSHQCSVCDKKFYKSGALKIHMRSHTGEKPYLCNVCGKSFTASGSLTKHMGVHEGERAHSCSVCGKGFARKEDLKKHVQTHQEESTVLTSL, encoded by the exons ATGTCTAACCTGCAGGCGGTGAGGGAGCTGCTGGCTGAGAGGCTGGCGGCGGCTGCGGAGGAGATCTTCAGCTCTGTGGAGACAGCAg ACATGCCCTCTGaacagcagagagcagctgtGCACAAGCGGCTGTCAGCGGTTGCAGACGAGATCTTTAGGATCCTGGAGGGCATGATGGGAGAGTATGAGGCAGAAGTGTCCAATTCCCACCAGAAGAGCCCAAGCCAATGCCAACTGCCCGACGGCATGTTAAAGACCGAGACAAATGTATCCAGTACAG AGACATTGACGCTCCGAGGGTCGAACACCGAAAATAATGTTTCTTCTGAGCAGCAGAAGTCTGAGCAGAGCAAGACATCCAGTCTGGTCCAgaaatcattacatttaaagtttaaacaaGCTTCTACAGAGACAGACTGTGATGTAAACCACATTGGACTCTCACGTAACCATCAAGCACAGAGAGAAGCAAAGGGAACCTCAACTATGATGGAAACGGAGACACTGCCACATAGTGACCCCAAGGTTCTATCAACGAGCAATTCTGAAACTCCAAGTGAAGATAACAACAGTgagataaatgaaaaacatctcaaatcaTTTCAGAGACATAGTCAGGGCGAGGATTGTTGCCAAATGTGTGGAAGGTCTTTCCTCAATGGGGTCTTTcgaaagaaaataacaaaacataaaaggaaCAATTCTTCAACTACCAGGAGCCCAACTGCAGGACAGAGCTGTTGCAGAGTGTGTGGAAAGTTTTTCCACTACAAACGTTCTTTTCTGAAACACGTAGTTACGCACAAACAGAGCTCCGATCTTTGTGGAGCCTGTGGGAAACATCTGGATTCCGACGAGAGCCTGGAGGTGCATTTACAAACgcacaaagaagaaaacatcTGCAGGGATACAGAGGAGAAACAGTCAGAGGCAGAGGGCTCTGACACTGGGAATAAAGAGGACAGTGATGAAGAGTGGAAGGACAGTGAGGAAAGTGATAGTGAGGATGGAGACAGCGAGAAGGAAGAGATCAAAGACCAACCTTGTTTACGAAAGTCAAAAAGAACTAAAAATAATGATTACAAGAATTTATCTCAATCAAAATACCTCTGTAAAGTATGTGGCAAATCTTTCTCCTACAGAGCCTCGTTTTTTAGGCATGTGCTAGAAGACGAGGAGGATACAGATGTTTGTGGCGTATGCGGGGTACGTTTTGAGTCCGAGGAAAGCCTGAGGATTCACTTGCAAACCTACATCCGGACGGATGATTGTGAAGTCTGTGGGAAACACTTTGATGGCCACAAACAACTGGAGATGCACATGAGGACCCACACGGGAGAGAAACCATACATCTGCACAGTGTGTGGCAAGGCATTCGCTCAAAACGGGAACCTAATGGGACACATGAGAGTCCACACGGGGGAGAAACCGTACGTGTGCAGCGTGTGCGGGCAGAGCTTCAGCTTTAAAGAGTACATGATGGCTCACATGAGGATCCACACAGGGGAGAAACCCTTCCTCTGCAGCATCTGTGGGAAAGGATTCAGGCAGAGGGGgactctgaaaacacacacgaTGATCCACACAGGAGAGTCCTCGCACCAATGCAGCGTGTGTGACAAGAAGTTCTACAAAAGCGGAGCACTAAAGATCCACATGAGGTCGCACACCGGAGAGAAACCGTATCTGTGCAACGTCTGTGGGAAAAGCTTCACGGCCAGCGGCTCGCTGACCAAACACATGGGTGTCCACGAGGGGGAGCGAGCGCACAGCTGCAGCGTCTGCGGGAAAGGATTCGCGAGGAAGGAGGAtctgaaaaaacatgttcagaCTCACCAAGAGGAATCCACCGTGCTGACAAGTCTTTAA
- the psme3 gene encoding proteasome activator complex subunit 3 → MSSLLKVDNEIKTKVDAFRERITSEAEDLVASFFPKKLLELDHFLKDPIINIADLKEIHSEINLTVPDPILLSNLHDGIEAQNAKKRKLEDGGGEDKVTGTKVFVMPGGMMKSNGSLVDLIEKVKPEIRTLIEKCNTVKMWVQLLIPRIEDGNNFGVSIQEETVAELRTVEGEAASYLDQISRYYITRAKLVSKIAKYPHVEDYRRTVTEIDEKEYISLKIIVSELRNQYVTLHDMILKNIEKIKRPRSSNTDALY, encoded by the exons ATGTCTTCTCTCCTCAAAGTGGACAATGAAATTAAAACCAAG GTCGATGCTTTCAGGGAACGTATCACTTCAGAA GCAGAAGATCTAGTTGCAAGTTTTTTCCCAAAGAAGTTGCTGGAACTCGATCACTTCTTAAAG gacCCAATCATAAACATCGCTGATCTGAAGGAGATACACTCAGAGATAAACCTGACAGTGCCAGACCCCATTCTGCTCTCAAACCTCCATGACGGAATAGAAGCG CAAAATGCCAAAAAGAGAAAGCTTGAGGATGGAGGTGGGGAGGACAAGG TGACTGGCACCAAGGTCTTTGTCATGCCTGGTGGGATGATGAAGAGCAACGGAAGCCTTGTGGATCTCATTGAAAAAGTCAAACCAGAGATCAGGACACTCATAGAGAAATGTAACACA GTCAAAATGTGGGTTCAGCTGCTAATCCCCAGGATAGAGGACGGCAACAACTTTGGAGTGTCAATCCAGGAGGAGACGGTAGCTGAACTCAGAACTGTTGAAGGGGAGGCCGCATCTTACCTCGACCAGATATCAAG ATACTACATAACAAGGGCGAAGCTGGTTTCTAAAATAGCAAAATATCCACATGTG GAGGACTATCGGCGCACAGTAACTGAGATCGATGAGAAGGAATACATCAGTCTGAAGATCATAGTTTCTGAGCTCAGAAATCAATAT GTAACGTTACACGACATGATCCTGAAGAACATAGAGAAGATCAAGAGGCCTAGAAGCAGTAATACCGACGCGTTGTACTGA
- the g6pc1a.2 gene encoding glucose-6-phosphatase catalytic subunit 1: MNALMDTMSGFGVSTTHYLQTNYKDAQGLFLWVSWAADLRNTFFIFFPLWFHLRSPVAIKLIWVAVIGDWLNLVFKWILFGERPYWWVHEAAYYANTVRPHIEQYPMTCETGPGSPSGHAMGAAGVYYTLVTSILAIMTTKKKFGFKKTTNKDWYLKVALWTVFWGVQVCVCLSRVFIAAHFPHQVVAGVITGIIVAEAFNRTQLIYSASMKKYFYTTLFLTSFAVGFYLLLKAVGVDLLWTLEKAQKWCVKPEWVHMDSTPFASLLRNMGTLFGLGLGLHSPLYTETKKSSSSVVKVLSVISTLFLLHLFDSFKPPTHTAALFYLLSFCKSATVPLVTVSIIPYCVKGALSLQNKKGV, translated from the exons ATGAACGCCTTAATGGACACCATGTCGGGTTTTGGGGTGAGCACCACCCACTACCTGCAGACAAACTATAAGGATGCCCAGGGTTTGTTTCTCTGGGTCTCCTGGGCGGCAGACCTGAGGAACaccttcttcatcttcttccctCTTTGGTTCCACCTGCGTTCACCAGTGGCTATCAAGCTCATATGGGTGGCTGTGATCGGAGACTGGCTTAATTTGGTGTTCAAATG GATTCTGTTTGGTGAAAGGCCTTACTGGTGGGTCCATGAGGCGGCTTATTATGCAAACACAGTTCGTCCTCACATCGAGCAGTACCCTATGACCTGCGAGACCGGGCCAG GCAGCCCTTCAGGCCACGCTATGGGAGCTGCAGGAGTCTACTACACCCTTGTGACCTCCATCCTCGCCATAATGACCACCAAGAAGAAATTTGGATTCAAGAAAACCACCAACAAAGATTG GTATCTGAAGGTTGCTTTGTGGACAGTGTTTTGGGGCGTCcaggtgtgtgtctgcctcTCAAGGGTCTTCATCGCCGCCCACTTCCCACACCAGGTCGTAGCTGGTGTAATCACAG GTATTATCGTGGCTGAAGCCTTCAACAGAACTCAGTTGATCTACAGCGCCAGCATGAAGAAATACTTCTACACGACTCTCTTCTTGACTTCCTTCGCTGTTGGTTTCTACCTGCTGCTTAAAGCTGTGGGAGTGGACCTGCTCTGGACCCTTGAGAAGGCTCAGAAGTGGTGTGTGAAGCCTGAGTGGGTCCACATGGATTCTACACCCTTCGCCAGCCTGCTGCGTAACATGGGCACGCTTTTCGGCCTGGGCCTGGGCCTGCACTCACCCCTCTACACCGAGACCAAGAAAAGCAGCAGCTCGGTGGTCAAAGTACTGAGCGTCATCAGCACTCTGTTCCTACTGCACCTGTTTGACTCCTTTAAGCCTCCCACACACACCGCAGCTCTGTTCTACCTTCTGTCCTTCTGCAAGAGTGCCACCGTGCCTCTGGTCACAGTGAGCATCATTCCGTACTGCGTGAAGGGAGCTCTGAGCCTGCAGAACAAAAAGGGAGTTTGA